A genome region from Rhinopithecus roxellana isolate Shanxi Qingling chromosome 10, ASM756505v1, whole genome shotgun sequence includes the following:
- the LOC104675107 gene encoding LOW QUALITY PROTEIN: disintegrin and metalloproteinase domain-containing protein 1-like (The sequence of the model RefSeq protein was modified relative to this genomic sequence to represent the inferred CDS: inserted 1 base in 1 codon; deleted 1 base in 1 codon) — protein MKLHVVLYEARRVLQTWAPQMKNLRLGLVPGHSCVRLGMMLLLGIIFLPSIRCDMASVYYSSYEIVIPKRLMVRGSEDSVEKATYLLLVQGQKHLVHLKVKRSHFVNNFPIYSYHNGILGQESPFISHDCHYEGYIEGVSGSFVSVNTCAGLRGILIKEEKSYSIEPVDSSRRFEHVLYTMAHEARVSCGVTSRDSHVVSTSWQQGSRKPHDLQALSYLWSHTKYVEMFVVVNNQRFQMWGSNINETVQRVVDVIALADSFTRGINTEVVLAGMEIWTEGDLIDVAVDLQITLRNFNRWRREMLFRRAKHDVAHMIVGHHPGQNMGQAFLSGACSSGFAAAVESFHHEDVLLFAALMVHELGHNLGIQHDHSACFCKEKHFCLMHENITKESGFSNCSSDYFHQFLREHKGACLFNKPWPRGRKRRDSACGNGVVEDTEQCDCGSLCQRHPCCDENCILKAKAECSDGLCCHNCKFQPKGYSCRPSSDSCDLPEFCNGTSAVCPDNRHKKDGSKCHKIYQCIKGNCMDPNNQCKQVFGYGAKSASQECYNSMNSKGDRFGNCGIPTSPGSQYVRCSDGNTFCGKLICSGFTGLPKINLQHTMIQVPRGDDSCWSMDAYTSTDIPDEGDVHNGTYCAPNKVCLNSACTDKTLVMSPCNPEKTCNGNGVCNDLGHCHCNEGHXPPDCVTAGSGGSVDSGPPGKPGGTPSGGENQKIPSSKHEERAVDMIILSFIILFIILLLSVIICLICLLKKSPEAAPAEAPPAVPPPPAPEIKPEAAEVAPQEKEEKEEENEEEEEEKEEEEEKEEEASDS, from the exons aTGAAACTCCACGTGGTGTTGTATGAGGCTAGGAGGGTGCTTCAGACCTGGGCTCCCCAGATGAAAAATTTGAGGCTGGGGCTAGTGCCAGGTCACTCGTGTGTCAGGTTGGGGATGATGTTGCTTTTGGGGATAATTTTTCTCCCGAGCATACGCTGTGACATGGCTTCAGTATATTACTCTTCCTATGAAATAGTCATCCCAAAGCGGCTGATGGTCAGGGGAAGTGAAGACTCAGTGGAAAAGGCAACCTATTTGCTACTTGTGCAAGGCCAGAAGCACTTGGTTCACCTGAAGGTGAAGAGAAGCCATTTTGTGAATAACTTTCCAATCTACAGTTACCACAATGGCATACTGGGGCAAGAATCGCCTTTCATCTCACATGACTGCCACTATGAAGGCTACATAGAAGGAGTGTCAGGTTCTTTCGTTTCTGTCAACACCTGTGCAGGTCTCAGGGGCATCCTGATTAAGGAGGAAAAATCTTACAGCATTGAGCCCGTGGACTCTTCAAGACGGTTTGAACATGTGTTATACACCATGGCACATGAAGCGCGAGTCTCCTGTGGTGTCACTTCCAGAGACAGCCATGTGGTGTCCACTAGCTGGCAACAAGGGAGCAGGAAGCCTCATGATCTACAGGCGCTGTCCTACTTGTGGTCACACACCAAGTACGTGGAGATGTTTGTCGTGGTCAACAACCAGCGGTTCCAGATGTGGGGCAGTAACATCAATGAGACGGTCCAGAGAGTAGTGGATGTCATTGCTCTGGCCGACAGCTTCACTAGGGGAATAAACACAGAGGTGGTGCTGGCCGGAATGGAGATTTGGACCGAGGGGGACCTAATAGATGTCGCAGTGGACTTGCAAATCACACTCAGGAATTTCAATCGCTGGAGACGAGAGATGCTCTTCCGTCGTGCGAAGCACGATGTTGCCCACATGATCGTCGGGCATCATCCTGGACAGAATATGGGCCAGGCCTTTCTCAGTGGTGCCTGCTCAAGCGGTTTTGCGGCAGCTGTTGAATCCTTCCATCATGAAGATGTGCTGTTGTTTGCAGCCCTGATGGTCCATGAGCTCGGGCACAACCTGGGTATTCAGCACGACCACTCGGCCTGCTTTTGCAAAGAGAAGCACTTTTGCCTCATGCATGAAAATATCACAAAAGAAAGTGGCTTCAGCAACTGCAGCTCTGACTACTTCCACCAGTTCCTTCGAGAACACAAAGGGGCCTGCCTATTTAACAAGCCATGGCCCAGGGGCCGCAAGCGTAGGGATTCTGCCTGTGGAAATGGCGTGGTGGAGGACACGGAGCAGTGTGACTGTGGTTCTCTATGTCAGCGTCACCCATGTTGTGATGAAAACTGTATACTGAAGGCGAAAGCAGAGTGCAGTGATGGTCTATGTTGTCATAACTGTAAATTTCAACCTAAGGGATATTCTTGCCGTCCTTCTAGTGATTCCTGCGACCTCCCAGAATTTTGCAATGGTACATCTGCAGTATGCCCTGACAACAGGCATAAGAAAGATGGCTCAAAATGTCATAAAATTTACCAGTGCATTAAAGGTAATTGTATGGACCCTAACAATCAGTGCAAACAAGTATTTGGATATGGTGCAAAATCAGCCTCACAAGAGTGTTACAATTCAATGAACAGCAAAGGGGACCGATTTGGAAACTGTGGCATTCCTACCAGTCCTGGGTCACAATATGTTCGGTGTTCAGATGGTAATACATTTTGTGGGAAACTTATATGTTCAGGTTTTACAGGCTTACCAAAAATCAATCTCCAACATACAATGATTCAGGTCCCTCGGGGAGATGACTCATGTTGGAGCATGGATGCCTATACAAGTACTGACATTCCTGATGAAGGAGATGTGCACAATGGCACTTACTGTGCACCAAATAAAGTCTGCCTAAATTCCGCCTGCACAGATAAAACCCTAGTGATGTCTCCCTGCAACCCAGAA AAAACGTGTAATGGGAACGGAGTTTGTAATGATTTAGGGCACTGCCACTGTAATGAAGGGC GCCCCCCCGACTGTGTTACTGCAGGAAGTGGAGGTAGTGTGGACAGTGGCCCTCCCGGTAAGCCAGGTGGGACACCTTCAGGAGGTGAAAATCAAAAGATACCTAGTTCCAAACATGAAGAACGTGCTGTAGACATGATAATATTATCATTCATTATACTTTTTATAATACTATTATTAAGTGTAATTATTTGCTTGATCTGCTTGCTTAAAAAATCACCAGAGGCTGCCCCAGCAGAAGCTCCTCCAGCAGTGCCTCCACCACCAgccccagaaataaagccagagGCAGCAGAAGTGGCCccacaagaaaaagaagaaaaagaagaggagaatgaagaagaagaagaggagaaggaagaagaagaagaaaaggaggaggaagcatCAGATTCTTAA